One Campylobacter concisus DNA segment encodes these proteins:
- the nusG gene encoding transcription termination/antitermination protein NusG, translating to MSHKWYAIQTYAGSEMAVKRGIENLVKDHGIEDQLKEVIVPTEDVIEIKNGKQKINERTLYPGYAFACLDLDTALWHRIQSLPKVGRFIGEAKKPTPLSEKDINTILEKVQKRAAPKPKIFFEDGESVRITEGPFANFTGIVEEYDMIHGKLRLNVSIFGRSTPVDILYSQVEKII from the coding sequence ATGTCACATAAATGGTATGCTATACAGACTTACGCTGGAAGCGAAATGGCAGTAAAAAGAGGAATTGAAAATTTAGTAAAAGATCATGGAATAGAAGATCAGCTAAAAGAAGTTATAGTTCCTACAGAAGACGTAATTGAAATAAAAAATGGCAAGCAAAAAATCAACGAAAGAACTCTTTACCCAGGTTATGCTTTTGCATGCTTAGACCTTGATACAGCTCTTTGGCACAGGATTCAATCTTTACCAAAAGTTGGACGTTTTATTGGTGAAGCTAAAAAACCTACACCATTATCTGAAAAAGATATTAATACTATTTTGGAAAAAGTTCAAAAAAGAGCTGCGCCAAAACCTAAGATATTTTTTGAGGATGGTGAGAGTGTTCGTATAACAGAAGGTCCTTTTGCTAACTTTACAGGTATTGTTGAAGAATATGACATGATACATGGAAAACTTAGGCTTAATGTTTCTATTTTTGGTAGAAGCACCCCTGTTGATATTTTGTATTCACAAGTTGAGAAGATAATTTAA
- the rplK gene encoding 50S ribosomal protein L11, producing the protein MAKKVIGEIKLQIAATKANPSPPVGPALGQKGVNIMEFCKAFNERTKDMVGFNIPVVITVYADKSFTFITKQPPATDLIKKAAGITKGTDNPLKNKVGKLTKAQVLEIVEKKLVDLNTNDKEQAAKIIAGSARSMGVEVID; encoded by the coding sequence ATGGCTAAAAAAGTTATAGGTGAAATAAAATTACAAATTGCTGCAACAAAAGCAAACCCTAGTCCGCCGGTTGGTCCAGCTCTTGGACAAAAAGGTGTTAATATTATGGAATTTTGTAAAGCCTTTAATGAGAGAACAAAAGATATGGTTGGGTTTAATATTCCAGTTGTTATAACTGTTTATGCTGATAAAAGTTTTACATTTATCACAAAACAGCCTCCTGCTACAGATCTTATTAAAAAGGCTGCAGGTATAACAAAAGGAACTGATAATCCTTTAAAAAATAAAGTAGGCAAACTAACAAAAGCTCAAGTTTTAGAAATAGTTGAGAAAAAACTTGTTGATTTAAATACAAATGATAAAGAGCAAGCAGCTAAAATTATTGCTGGTTCAGCTCGATCAATGGGTGTCGAAGTAATAGACTAA
- the rplA gene encoding 50S ribosomal protein L1 codes for MGKTSKRFQELLKKVEQDKIYNLSEAIDTVKTLASAKFNETVEIALKLNVDPRHADQMVRGSVVLPAGTGKTVRVAVIAKDTKADEAKAAGADIVGADDLVEDIQKGIMNFDVLIATPNLMGLVGKVGRILGPKGLMPNPKTGTVTMDVAQAVNNAKSGQVNFRVDKQGNIHAGLGKVNFTKEQLNENISTFIKAINKHKPATAKGRYVKNASLSLTMSPSIALDTQEVMDLK; via the coding sequence ATGGGAAAAACTAGTAAGAGATTTCAAGAATTGCTCAAAAAAGTAGAGCAAGATAAAATTTATAACCTTAGTGAGGCTATTGATACAGTTAAAACTCTAGCTTCTGCTAAATTTAATGAAACAGTTGAGATTGCATTAAAATTAAATGTTGATCCAAGACATGCTGATCAAATGGTTCGTGGTTCAGTAGTTTTACCAGCTGGTACAGGTAAAACCGTAAGAGTTGCAGTTATTGCAAAAGATACTAAAGCTGATGAGGCAAAAGCAGCTGGTGCTGATATTGTTGGTGCAGATGATTTGGTCGAAGATATTCAAAAAGGTATAATGAATTTTGATGTTCTTATAGCTACTCCAAATTTAATGGGTCTTGTAGGTAAGGTCGGTAGAATTTTAGGACCAAAAGGATTAATGCCAAACCCAAAAACTGGCACAGTTACAATGGATGTTGCACAAGCTGTTAACAATGCAAAAAGCGGCCAAGTAAATTTCCGTGTTGATAAGCAAGGAAATATACATGCAGGTCTTGGTAAAGTTAATTTTACTAAAGAACAATTAAATGAAAATATTTCAACATTTATTAAAGCGATCAATAAACATAAGCCTGCAACAGCAAAGGGCAGATATGTTAAAAATGCTTCGTTGTCTTTGACAATGAGCCCATCTATAGCTCTTGATACTCAAGAAGTTATGGACTTAAAATAA
- the rplJ gene encoding 50S ribosomal protein L10, translating into MTRNEKTEVVAKLESEFKTAEAIIVCDYRGLSVKKLEVLRNSAKEQNVKVQVIKNTLANIALKNSDKVGMELKDTNIYLWSEDQLAVTKVAAKFEESNADLFKIKTAYIDGEVASVDKVKALSKMPSRDELIAMLLQVWNAPIQNFTIGLNALKEKKEQSA; encoded by the coding sequence GTGACACGTAACGAAAAAACTGAAGTTGTTGCAAAATTAGAGAGTGAATTTAAAACTGCTGAAGCTATTATAGTTTGTGACTATCGTGGCCTTTCAGTAAAGAAACTTGAAGTTTTAAGAAATTCTGCTAAAGAACAAAATGTAAAAGTTCAGGTTATTAAAAATACTCTTGCAAATATTGCTCTTAAAAATTCTGATAAAGTCGGAATGGAACTCAAAGATACAAATATCTATCTTTGGAGTGAAGATCAATTAGCAGTAACTAAAGTAGCCGCAAAATTTGAAGAGTCTAATGCTGATCTTTTTAAAATAAAAACAGCTTATATTGATGGCGAAGTTGCTAGCGTTGATAAAGTTAAAGCTCTATCTAAAATGCCTAGCCGTGATGAGCTTATTGCGATGCTTTTGCAAGTTTGGAATGCGCCAATTCAAAATTTCACAATTGGTTTGAATGCGCTTAAAGAGAAAAAA